A genomic stretch from Helianthus annuus cultivar XRQ/B chromosome 1, HanXRQr2.0-SUNRISE, whole genome shotgun sequence includes:
- the LOC118481095 gene encoding uncharacterized protein LOC118481095: protein MMNQLDKILNSQKGIISSINYRYDEMRKVIPQDFDKWRRILPGLMDIWSTEDIRYIKLNKDYKMLKEAICKDELIIKIDELMKNHRKIRELRLREREYVTLILAG, encoded by the exons ATGATGAATCAGTTGGATAAAATATTGAATTCACAAAAGGGAATTATTTCAAGTATCAATTACAGATACGATGAAATGAGGAAGGTAATTCCTCAGGATTTTGATAAGTGGAGAAGGATTCTTCCAGGGCTTATGGACATTTGGTCTACTGAGGATATTCGGTATATAAA attgAATAAAGATTATAAAATGTTGAAGGAAGCAATATGCAAG GATGAACTAATAATTAAGATAGATGAACTCATGAAGAACCACCGGAAAATACGGGAATTACGTCTGAGGGAGAGGGAGTATGTTACACTCATATTAGCAGGTTAA
- the LOC110883895 gene encoding RAN GTPase-activating protein 1 — protein sequence MDVDDAATEMHDDDVFETDTRSETKVDDGNRQLQIFHMDSTAQNRLHSIKLWPPSQGRRQIFVERITIILTIPSILSRMYGLLSKEEAQEDAKRIEAATFETANQHFEKESDGDGGSAFQLYAKQSSTLMMEAVKRGPRVKQEITIAPENKKVVFDISKGKRAFIDADEAKDLLKPLQEPGNKYTKICFSNRSFGLDAARIAASVLVSLKGQLTEVDLSDFVAGRPEDEALEVMKMFSAALEGFDLRYLDISDNALGEKGVRAFSELLSSQSNLEELYLKNDGISEEAAKAVVELIPSTQKLKILHFHNNMTDDEGAIVISELLKKSPILEDFRCSSTWVGSEGGIALSEALATCTGLMKLDLRDNMFGVKAGIALSKTVSLLTNLTEIYLGYLKLENEGSLALVNALKDSAKFLEVVELAGNYITAEAASGLAEFIVARKESLVKILLSRNELKDEGVITIAKALEEDFPRLTEVDLSFNMIRRAGAKVLAQAVVGKPGFKVLNINGNYISDEGVEDVKEIFKNSPDMLGPLDDNDPEGEEYDDEDEDADEDKQEE from the coding sequence ATGGATGTTGATGATGCTGCCACTGAAATGCATGATGATGATGTCTTTGAAACGGATACAAGATCGGAAACAAAGGTTGACGATGGAAATAGACAATTACAGATTTTCCACATGGATTCAACTGCACAAAACCGCTTGCACTCGATTAAGCTGTGGCCTCCAAGCCAAGGCAGGAGGCAAATATTTGTGGAACGCATAACCATAATCCTCACCATCCCATCCATTTTGTCCAGAATGTATGGTCTTTTAAGCAAGGAAGAAGCCCAAGAAGATGCTAAGAGAATCGAAGCCGCAACCTTTGAAACAGCAAACCAACACTTTGAAAAGGAGTCAGATGGCGATGGCGGTTCTGCTTTTCAACTTTATGCTAAACAATCCAGTACGCTAATGATGGAGGCTGTAAAAAGAGGCCCGAGAGTAAAACAAGAAATTACGATTGCACCAGAAAACAAAAAAGTTGTTTTCGACATTTCCAAAGGAAAAAGAGCCTTCATTGATGCAGATGAAGCTAAAGACCTGCTAAAACCGCTACAAGAACCTGGAAACAAGTATACCAAGATATGTTTTAGCAACCGAAGCTTCGGGTTGGATGCAGCGCGTATTGCTGCTTCTGTTTTGGTCTCTCTAAAGGGTCAACTCACCGAAGTTGACTTATCAGATTTTGTTGCGGGTAGGCCAGAAGACGAGGCCCTGGAAGTTATGAAAATGTTCTCAGCGGCCCTTGAAGGTTTCGACTTGCGGTATTTGGACATTTCAGATAACGCATTGGGTGAAAAAGGAGTTAGGGCATTTAGTGAGCTTTTAAGTTCACAAAGTAACCTCGAGGAGTTGTATTTAAAGAACGACGGTATCTCAGAAGAAGCTGCAAAAGCGGTGGTCGAGTTAATTCCTTCCACACAGAAACTAAAAATTCTTCATTTTCATAATAATATGACTGACGATGAAGGAGCAATTGTGATTTCCgaacttttaaagaaatcccCGATCTTGGAGGATTTTAGGTGTTCGTCCACTTGGGTCGGTTCTGAAGGTGGAATTGCTTTATCAGAAGCACTTGCCACATGTACCGGTTTGATGAAACTCGATCTTCGTGATAATATGTTCGGTGTAAAAGCCGGGATTGCTTTGAGTAAAACCGTTTCTTTACTCACTAATTTGACTGAAATTTACCTCGGTTACTTAAAGTTGGAAAACGAAGGAAGTTTAGCGCTTGTTAACGCTCTCAAAGATTCCGCTAAGTTTCTAGAAGTTGTGGAATTGGCGGGAAACTACATTACCGCAGAAGCAGCTTCTGGTTTGGCTGAATTTATCGTTGCGAGAAAAGAGTCGTTAGTTAAGATACTTTTGTCACGTAATGAATTGAAGGATGAAGGTGTTATAACAATTGCTAAGGCCCTTGAAGAAGACTTTCCACGGTTGACTGAAGTTGACTTGAGCTTCAATATGATTAGAAGGGCTGGGGCTAAGGTTTTGGCTCAGGCGGTTGTCGGTAAACCAGGGTTTAAGGTGCTTAACATTAATGGTAATTACATATCTGATGAAGGCGTTGAAGACGTGAAAGAGATTTTCAAGAATTCACCTGATATGCTTGGACCGTTGGATGATAATGACCCTGAAGGAGAAGAGTACGATGATGAGGACGAGGATGCTGACGAGGATAAGCAGGAAGAATAG
- the LOC110883906 gene encoding RAN GTPase-activating protein 1, whose amino-acid sequence MLKEAICKDELIIKIDELMKNHRKIRELRLREREYVTLILAAEETNGSSSEIAQNEIAPMKRRKLQESDDEDTGMTISKLGELTMEVRPQKQETGHNMKHCKMDEDEVPEMNRDDDVDAPKMDVDDAATEMHDDDVFETDTRSETKVDDGNRQLQIFHMDSTAQNRLHSIKLWPPSQGRRQIFVERITIILTIPSILSRMYGLLSKEEAQEDAKRIEAATFETANQHFEKESDGDGGSAFQLYAKQSSTLMIEAVKRGPRVKQEITIAPENKKVVFDISKGKRAFIDADEAKDLLKPLQEPGNKYTKICFSNRSFGLDAARIAAPVLVSLKGQLTEVDLSDFVAGRPEDEALEVMKMFSAALEGFDLRYLDISDNALGERGVRAFSELLSSQSNLEELYLKNDGISEEAAKAVVELIPSTQKLKILHFHNNMTDDEGAIVISELLKKSPILEDFRCSSTWVGSEGGIALSEALATCTGLMKLDLRDNMFGVKAGIALSKTVSLLTNLTEIYLGYLKLENEGSLALVNALKDSAKFLEVVELAGNYITAEAASGLAEFIVARKESLVKILLSRNELKDEGVITIAKALEEDFPRLTEVDLSFNMIRRAGAKVLAQAVVGKPGFKVLNINGNYISDEGVEDVKEIFKNSPDMLGLLDDNDPEGEEYDDEDEDADEDKQEE is encoded by the exons ATGTTGAAGGAAGCAATATGCAAG GATGAACTAATAATTAAGATAGATGAACTCATGAAGAACCACCGGAAAATACGGGAATTACGTCTGAGGGAGAGGGAGTATGTTACACTCATATTAGCAG CTGAAGAAACAAACGGATCATCGTCTGAAATTGCTCAGAATGAGATTGCACCCATGAAGAGAAGGAAGTTGCAGGAGTCTGATGATGAAGATACGGGGATGACAATATCAAAACTTGGTGAGCTTACTATGGAAGTCAGACCCCAAAAACAGGAAACAGGCCATAACATGAAG CATTGTAAAATGGATGAAGATGAAGTCCCTGAAATGAATAGGGATGATGATGTTGATGCCCCTAAAATGGATGTTGATGATGCTGCCACTGAAATGCATGATGATGATGTCTTTGAAACGGATACAAGATCGGAAACAAAGGTTGACGATGGAAATAGACAATTACAGATTTTCCACATGGATTCAACTGCACAAAACCGCTTGCACTCGATTAAGCTGTGGCCTCCAAGCCAAGGCAGGAGGCAAATATTTGTGGAACGCATAACCATAATCCTCACCATCCCATCCATTTTGTCCAGAATGTATGGTCTTTTAAGCAAGGAAGAAGCCCAAGAAGATGCTAAGAGAATCGAAGCCGCAACCTTTGAAACAGCAAACCAACACTTTGAAAAGGAGTCAGATGGCGATGGCGGTTCTGCTTTTCAACTTTATGCTAAACAATCCAGTACGCTAATGATTGAGGCTGTAAAGAGAGGCCCCAGAGTAAAACAAGAAATTACGATTGCACCAGAAAACAAAAAAGTTGTTTTCGACATTTCCAAAGGAAAAAGAGCCTTCATTGATGCAGATGAAGCTAAAGACCTGCTAAAACCGCTACAAGAACCTGGAAACAAGTATACCAAGATATGTTTTAGCAACCGAAGCTTCGGGTTGGATGCAGCGCGTATTGCTGCTCCTGTTTTGGTCTCTCTAAAGGGTCAACTCACCGAAGTTGACTTATCAGATTTTGTTGCGGGTAGGCCAGAAGACGAGGCCCTAGAAGTTATGAAAATGTTCTCAGCAGCCCTTGAAGGTTTCGACTTGCGGTATTTGGACATTTCAGATAACGCATTGGGTGAAAGAGGAGTTAGGGCATTTAGTGAGCTTTTAAGTTCACAAAGTAACCTCGAGGAGTTGTATTTAAAGAACGACGGTATCTCAGAAGAAGCTGCAAAAGCGGTGGTCGAGTTAATTCCTTCCACACAGAAACTAAAAATTCTTCATTTTCATAATAATATGACTGACGATGAAGGAGCAATTGTGATTTCCgaacttttaaagaaatcccCGATCTTGGAGGATTTTAGGTGTTCGTCCACTTGGGTCGGTTCTGAAGGTGGAATTGCTTTATCAGAAGCACTTGCCACATGTACCGGTTTGATGAAACTCGATCTTCGTGATAATATGTTCGGTGTAAAAGCCGGGATTGCTTTGAGTAAAACCGTTTCTTTACTCACTAATTTGACTGAAATTTACCTCGGTTACTTAAAGTTGGAAAACGAAGGAAGTTTAGCGCTTGTTAACGCTCTCAAAGATTCCGCTAAGTTTCTAGAAGTTGTGGAATTGGCGGGAAACTACATTACCGCAGAAGCAGCTTCTGGTTTGGCTGAATTTATCGTTGCGAGAAAAGAGTCGTTAGTTAAGATACTTTTGTCACGTAATGAATTGAAGGATGAAGGTGTTATAACAATTGCTAAGGCCCTTGAAGAAGACTTTCCACGGTTGACTGAAGTTGACTTGAGCTTCAATATGATTAGAAGGGCTGGGGCTAAGGTTTTGGCTCAGGCGGTTGTCGGTAAACCAGGGTTTAAGGTGCTTAACATTAATGGTAATTACATATCTGATGAAGGCGTTGAAGACGTGAAAGAGATTTTCAAGAATTCACCTGATATGCTTGGACTGTTGGATGATAATGACCCTGAAGGAGAAGAGTACGATGATGAGGACGAGGATGCTGACGAGGATAAGCAGGAAGAATAG